Proteins encoded by one window of Salvia splendens isolate huo1 chromosome 5, SspV2, whole genome shotgun sequence:
- the LOC121802004 gene encoding uncharacterized protein LOC121802004, whose amino-acid sequence MLSALVDPVNIINMECNKDEATRAKLIAESKLEQKDYLGAKKLTLKAQALYPELYGITQLLTTLDVYLSSEKIHGEVDWYRVLCVNPSDDYDTIKKQFRKLALKLHPDKNTSVGADGAFKLISEAWNLLSDKEKRAAYNQRRGHGGVQKTVPTHTGGPSAPCGAWNYAYTQPSQQNVPSASPRQSRKKVPSVPSQPSQQKVPGHTGGPSAAAHTAGPSGTTSTRKSKSKTAKKAGTQNPAPYHVRPDAFWTVCHGCNTHFEYLKMYCNHTLLCRICDKPFLALEIAPPVFSKSAKPVPWVRREHSHTSYPGQSACDPKKKAAAAQNPEAGQTSPSSYVYTNCQQGPLPETANTAAEKPDNVVQQARDSLKRPHTESHAPANLEKFFKKVKLDAGDSNGYRANLNMAQGDFGAETRKLLVSNTQKEILKKLSDSNM is encoded by the coding sequence ATGCTGAGTGCTCTGGTTGACCCggttaatattataaatatggagTGCAATAAAGATGAAGCAACCAGGGCAAAGTTAATTGCTGAGAGCAAGTTAGAGCAGAAGGATTATCTAGGTGCAAAGAAGTTAACGCTGAAAGCTCAAGCTTTATATCCAGAGCTTTATGGTATTACCCAGCTGCTGACAACCTTGGATGTGTATCTATCTTCAGAGAAGATACATGGGGAAGTAGATTGGTATCGAGTGCTATGTGTGAACCCTTCAGATGATTACGATACCATAAAAAAGCAGTTCAGGAAGCTGGCACTCAAGCTGCACCCAGATAAAAATACTTCTGTTGGGGCAGATGGCGCATTTAAACTCATTTCAGAAGCCTGGAATTTGCTATCCGATAAAGAAAAGAGGGCGGCATATAACCAAAGGAGGGGACATGGGGGAGTCCAAAAGACTGTCCCAACACATACCGGTGGTCCATCAGCACCATGCGGGGCATGGAATTATGCATATACTCAGCCAAGTCAGCAGAATGTTCCATCAGCATCACCCCGGCAAAGTAGAAAGAAAGTTCCTTCTGTACCATCCCAGCCAAGCCAACAGAAGGTTCCTGGACACACTGGTGGTCCATCAGCTGCAGCACATACTGCTGGTCCTTCTGGTACAACTTCAACCAGGAAGTCAAAGAGTAAAACTGCGAAGAAGGCTGGGACTCAAAATCCGGCTCCCTACCATGTTAGACccgatgccttttggactgtcTGCCATGGATGCAATACTCATTTTGAGTATCTTAAGATGTATTGCAACCATACTCTTCTTTGTCGCATTTGTGATAAGCCATTTCTGGCTTTGGAGATAGCACCGCCTGTATTTTCCAAATCAGCCAAACCGGTTCCCTGGGTTCGACGGGAGCATTCACACACAAGTTATCCTGGTCAAAGTGCTTGTGATCCTAAAAAAAAAGCTGCTGCTGCTCAAAACCCAGAAGCAGGCCAAACCAGTCCCAGTTCTTATGTGTATACAAACTGTCAGCAGGGACCCCTTCCTGAAACAGCCAATACTGCTGCAGAAAAACCAGACAATGTTGTTCAGCAGGCACGTGATAGCTTGAAGAGGCCACATACTGAATCACATGCCCCTGCTAATTTGGAAAAGTTCTTTAAAAAGGTAAAACTAGATGCTGGTGATAGTAATGGATACAGAGCAAACCTTAATATGGCTCAGGGAGATTTTGGGGCTGAAACCCGAAAGCTGTTGGTCTCCAATACTCAAAAGGAGATTCTGAAGAAGCTAAGCGACTCCAATATGTAG
- the LOC121802005 gene encoding dnaJ homolog subfamily B member 14-like yields MLSALSDPVNITIMECNKDEATRAKLIAESMIEQMDYLGAKKLALKAQALYPELSGITQLLTTLDVYLSGEKIDGEVDWYRVLCVNPSDDHETIKKQFKKLALKLHPDKNTSVGADGAFKLISEAWNLLSDEEKRVAYNQRRGYGGVQKTVLTQTSSSSAPCGAWKHAHTRPRQQNVPSASPPKK; encoded by the coding sequence ATGCTGAGTGCTCTTTCTGACCCTGTTAATATAACAATTATGGAGTGCAATAAAGATGAAGCAACCAGGGCAAAGTTAATAGCTGAGAGCATGATAGAGCAGATGGATTATCTCGGTGCAAAGAAGTTAGCGCTGAAAGCTCAAGCTTTATATCCAGAGCTTTCTGGTATTACACAGCTGCTGACAACCTTGGATGTGTATCTATCTGGGGAGAAGATAGATGGAGAAGTAGATTGGTATCGAGTGCTATGTGTGAACCCTTCAGATGATCACGAAACAATAAAAAAGCAGTTCAAGAAGCTTGCACTAAAGCTGCACCCGGATAAAAATACTTCTGTTGGGGCAGATGGCGCATTTAAACTCATTTCAGAAGCCTGGAATTTGCTATCCGATGAAGAAAAGAGGGTGGCATATAACCAAAGGAGGGGATATGGGGGAGTCCAAAAGACTGTCCTAACACAAACCAGTAGTTCATCAGCACCGTGTGGGGCATGGAAGCATGCACATACTCGCCCAAGGCAACAGAATGTTCCGTCAGCATCACCCcccaaaaagtaa